From the Gallaecimonas mangrovi genome, one window contains:
- a CDS encoding GNAT family N-acetyltransferase, whose protein sequence is MVLETPRLRLRPLTRNDRDFYFAIERHPSVMAFVSEGRTDSDIEAMFASACKPWQRENEHWLSLVVEEKASGLAIGLHGFKSSWAHRQAELGFLFLPEFQGKGYALEASKAVLSYARSLGFHKATAVVTAGNQASAKLLEKCGFEREGVLKEHFYLRGAFLDDWHYGLLLRHLQP, encoded by the coding sequence ATGGTACTTGAAACCCCACGGCTACGACTGCGGCCTTTGACTCGCAATGACCGGGACTTTTATTTCGCCATTGAACGCCACCCTTCGGTGATGGCCTTTGTCAGCGAAGGTCGCACTGACAGCGACATTGAGGCGATGTTCGCCAGCGCCTGCAAGCCATGGCAGCGTGAAAACGAACACTGGTTGAGCCTGGTGGTCGAGGAAAAGGCCTCTGGCCTTGCCATAGGCCTGCACGGTTTTAAGTCGAGCTGGGCGCACCGCCAGGCAGAACTTGGCTTTTTGTTTTTGCCCGAATTTCAAGGCAAAGGTTATGCCCTTGAAGCCAGTAAGGCGGTGCTAAGCTACGCGAGATCCTTAGGTTTTCATAAGGCTACGGCGGTGGTGACCGCTGGCAATCAAGCCTCGGCCAAACTGTTGGAAAAGTGCGGTTTTGAACGTGAAGGGGTATTAAAAGAACACTTTTATTTGCGCGGCGCCTTTTTGGACGACTGGCATTATGGTTTGCTGCTTCGCCATTTACAGCCATAA
- the cysK gene encoding cysteine synthase A, whose protein sequence is MSQVFKDNSQTIGNSPLVKLNRVTKGEVYAKVESRNPSFSVKDRIGAAMITDAQEKGLLGPGKEIIEPTSGNTGIALAFVAAARGIPITLTMPESMSLERRKLLKALGAKLVLTEAAKGMKGAIDKASAFVEAEPDKYVLLQQFENPANPAIHEQTTGPEIWDGTDGEVDVFVAGVGTGGTLTGVSRYIKNTKGKKIVTVAVEPSDSPVISQKLAGAELKPGPHKIQGIGAGFIPGNLDLSLVDRVEQISNDDAMAMAHRLMKEEGILAGISSGAAVVAANRLADDPAFAGKKIVVILPSSAERYLTSPLFADVFTEQELTQ, encoded by the coding sequence ATGAGCCAAGTATTTAAAGATAACTCACAAACCATCGGCAATTCACCTTTGGTCAAACTCAACCGTGTCACCAAGGGCGAAGTCTACGCCAAGGTGGAATCCCGTAACCCCAGCTTCTCCGTTAAAGACCGTATCGGCGCCGCCATGATCACCGACGCGCAGGAAAAAGGTCTGCTGGGCCCGGGTAAAGAAATTATTGAACCCACTTCCGGTAACACCGGTATTGCCCTGGCCTTTGTGGCTGCGGCCCGCGGTATTCCTATTACCCTGACCATGCCAGAGTCCATGAGCCTTGAGCGCCGCAAGTTGCTTAAAGCCTTAGGCGCCAAACTGGTGCTGACCGAAGCGGCCAAAGGCATGAAAGGCGCCATCGACAAAGCCAGCGCCTTTGTTGAAGCCGAGCCCGACAAGTACGTGCTGCTGCAGCAGTTCGAAAACCCCGCCAACCCGGCAATTCACGAACAAACCACTGGCCCTGAAATTTGGGACGGCACCGATGGTGAAGTGGACGTATTCGTGGCCGGTGTTGGTACCGGTGGTACCCTGACCGGTGTGTCTCGCTACATCAAAAACACCAAAGGCAAAAAAATTGTCACCGTTGCCGTTGAGCCAAGCGACTCGCCGGTTATCAGCCAAAAATTGGCCGGTGCAGAGCTCAAACCCGGCCCGCACAAAATTCAAGGTATTGGTGCTGGTTTTATCCCCGGCAACCTGGACTTGAGCCTGGTTGACCGCGTTGAGCAAATTTCTAACGACGACGCCATGGCCATGGCCCACCGCTTGATGAAAGAAGAAGGCATTCTGGCCGGTATTTCTTCTGGCGCGGCGGTGGTCGCGGCTAACCGTTTAGCCGACGACCCGGCCTTTGCGGGCAAGAAAATTGTGGTGATCCTGCCCTCTTCTGCCGAGCGTTATTTGACCTCACCGCTGTTTGCCGATGTCTTTACCGAGCAAGAACTGACTCAGTAA
- a CDS encoding RDD family protein yields the protein MNKDDPHYQSALAAWRDGKETRAIVTHFAFKVDDRLLGCPLGRPWRRAAAILVDLWLVAMLSYVSNLAIALVAAIAVWVLSKRHDQVVSPWARRWLRVLAVSVTFVVAIMLADTVSDRVKGHGGDNQDNSLLTVGTLGALGMATAMCDDTACLDKRVPELKAHIDSEFPGEFKSRQDLADSLFDDMDFLSEAQKAAYKAQLMDGAKALQKAYRKQIKAEKAAKPAGQDNAKSQSYGYSLLSWAKGIVSDLGLGLSWSAAYFTLFTAIWRGRTPGKWLFRLKVVRLNGEPLTLWTAFGRYGGYGAGLATGLLGFIQVYWDNNRQCIQDKIGETVVIQSRKGIGYTGLTSDNANNMQQEEQA from the coding sequence ATGAATAAAGACGATCCTCATTACCAATCTGCCCTGGCAGCCTGGCGCGACGGAAAAGAAACCAGGGCCATTGTTACGCACTTTGCCTTTAAAGTAGATGACAGACTGCTCGGTTGCCCATTGGGCCGGCCGTGGCGGCGGGCCGCGGCCATATTGGTCGACCTTTGGTTGGTGGCCATGCTCAGCTACGTGTCTAATCTGGCCATTGCCCTGGTGGCGGCGATTGCCGTTTGGGTGCTCAGTAAACGTCACGACCAGGTGGTTAGCCCCTGGGCACGGCGCTGGCTGCGAGTGCTGGCGGTGTCGGTTACTTTTGTGGTGGCAATTATGCTGGCCGACACTGTCAGCGACCGTGTTAAAGGGCACGGCGGTGATAATCAAGATAACTCGCTGCTAACCGTCGGTACCCTGGGCGCTTTGGGAATGGCAACCGCCATGTGTGACGATACCGCGTGTCTTGATAAACGCGTGCCCGAACTTAAGGCGCATATTGATAGCGAGTTCCCCGGCGAATTTAAATCGCGCCAAGACCTGGCTGATTCTCTTTTTGACGATATGGATTTTCTCTCCGAAGCGCAAAAGGCGGCCTACAAAGCGCAATTAATGGACGGCGCGAAAGCGCTGCAAAAGGCCTACCGCAAACAAATCAAGGCGGAGAAAGCCGCTAAGCCAGCCGGCCAAGATAACGCTAAATCGCAAAGTTACGGTTATTCACTGCTGAGCTGGGCCAAGGGGATTGTTAGCGATCTTGGCCTTGGGCTGAGTTGGAGCGCAGCCTATTTCACCTTGTTTACGGCCATTTGGCGTGGCCGTACCCCGGGCAAATGGCTGTTTCGGCTAAAAGTGGTGCGCCTTAACGGCGAGCCTTTAACCCTTTGGACGGCCTTTGGCCGTTATGGCGGCTACGGCGCGGGCCTTGCCACGGGTCTGTTGGGCTTTATTCAAGTGTACTGGGACAATAACCGGCAGTGCATACAAGACAAAATCGGCGAAACCGTGGTGATTCAGTCCCGAAAAGGTATTGGTTATACTGGTCTGACATCCGATAACGCCAACAATATGCAGCAAGAGGAACAGGCGTGA